The region AACGATCGACAAGCGCCGCCAGCGGTTGCTTCGCTCGATCGCGGCGCAGTACCACGCGCTTCTCGATGCCCACATGGGTCGAGCGCACGTTCAGGTGACAGTGGCTCGTCCGACCGATGATGCTACGAAGACGATGATCGCTGAGAAGATGTCGGCGATTCTCGGGATGGAAGCGATTCCCCATGTCCGGATTGATCCCGGCATTATCGGGGGACTCGTTGTTCGCACAGGAGACACGATTTACGACGGATCGATTCGCCGCCGCCTCGACGGAATGCGTCGACGGTTGCTTCAGGCTCCGCTGCCCGCCGCCGGCGGTGCAGCCGAAGCTTGATCGATTCATAACTCTTAGGACCACATAGAGATGGCCAACGACTCCCAGCTCCGCGCCAGCGAGATCAAGGACGTCCTTCTCAACGAGATTGAGCGCTACGAGGACGAGCTTCAGGCCGAGGAAATCGGCGAAGTCCTTGAGGTGAAGGATGGTATCGCTCGTATCTACGGACTCACGAAGGCGATGGCGTCGGAGATGCTCGAGATCACCTCGTCAACCTCCGGTGACACCGTTACCGCGCTCGCGTTGAACCTCGAAGAGGACAACATTGGCGCGGTCATCATGGGTGACTGGACGAGTCTCCATGAGGGCGACCAGGTCCGCCGGACGGGCCGCGTGCTCGATATCCCGGTCGGGCCGGGGTACCTAGGCCGAGTCGTCGACTCGCTGGGTGAGCCGCAGGATGGACACGGACCGATCGACGGAATCGACGGCTCGCGCCAGATCGACATCGTGGCGCCGGGCATCGTGAAGAGGCAGCCGGTCAGCCAGCCGATGCAGACGGGCATCAAGGCCATCGATTCGATGATCCCGGTTGGTCGTGGACAGCGCGAGCTGATCATCGGGGATCGCGGGACGGGCAAGACGGCCGTCGCGGTGGATGCGATCATCAACCAGAAGAACACTGACGTCATCTGCATCTACTGCGCGATCGGTCAGCGGGCCGGTAAGGTGCGTAGCGTGGTGGAGACGCTGCGTGAGCACGGGGCGATGGACTACACGATCGTCGTGACTTCGAACGCGTCCGATCCGGCGCCCATGCAGTACATCGCACCCTACGCAGCGACGGCGCTCGGTGAGTACTTCATGTGGCAAGGCAAGCATGTTCTCGTCGTCTACGACGATCTCTCGAAGCAGGCTCAGGCGTATCGTCAGTTGTCGCTGATTCTCCGCCGGCCTCCGGGACGTGAAGCGTATCCCGGTGACGTCTTCTATCTCCACTCCCGGCTATTGGAGCGCGCCGCCAAGCTCTCTGATGAGATGGGTGGCGGGTCGCTTACCGCCCTTCCGATCGTTGAGACGCAGGGTGGCGACGTGTCGGCGTATATCCCGACCAACGTCATTTCGATTACGGATGGTCAAATTTTCCTTGAGCCAGACTTGTTCAACTCAGGGGTCCGCCCAGCGGTCAACGTCGGAATTTCGGTGTCACGAGTTGGTGGTGCAGCCCAAATCAAGGGCATGAAGAAGGTCGCGGGACGCCTTCGTCTCGATTTGGCTCAGTACCGCGAGCTTGAAGCCTTTGCCCAGTTCGGCTCTGACTTGGATCCCATAACCCAGCGTCAGCTGGCCCGGGGTGCGCGGACCGTGGAGATGCTGAAGCAGCCGCAATACCAGCCGATGGCGGTGGAGAATCAGGTCGCGGTGATCTACGCAGTGACTAACGGTCTGCTCGATGACATCGAAGTGTTGAAGGTTCGTGATTGGGAGCGCGGCTTCCATGAGACCATGGGCGCGAAGCATCAGGACATCCTGGATGGCATCCGCACCGGTGGTCAGCTCACGGATGAGCTGACCAAGCAACTGGTCGCAGCGATCGAGGCGTTCAACGCTTCATTTATGGCTGAGCAGGAAGCTCTCATGACCTCGGCCTGACGCAGACCACTTCGACCAGATAAAGAGGGAGAGACGACGTGGCAGGCGACGCGGACGTAAAACGCCGGATCAAGTCAGTTGAGAACACTCGACAGATCACGCGCACTATGGAGCTTGTGGCGACTTCGAAGTTGAAGCGCGCGACGGACCGAGTGCATGCGGCGCGTCCTTATGCGGATGCGCTCCACGAGATCGTAGGGGGGCTGTACTCCCCGGAGCTGAGTGAAAAGTACCCGATCCTTCGCCGTCCGGACGAGGTGAAGCGGGCTGCAGTTCTGTTGCTCACTGCGAATCGCGGACTCTGCGGTGGGTTCAATTCGAACCTGATCAAGCAGGCCCGGAACGTCATGGACGACCTTCGGGGGCAGGGAATTGAGGTGGAGCTGCACATCGCTGGAAAGAAGGGCGTGGCGTACTTCCGTTTTCGTGGTGAAGAGATCACGACGGAGCGGATCGACGTCAGCGACCATCCGACGGTGGAAGATGCGGAACAGATTGTTGCCCCCGTACGAGATCGTTTCGAGAACGGTGACGTGGACGCGGTCTACCTCGTCAGTTCGAAATTTTACTCGGCGATGTCCACTCCGCCGTACACGCGTGATCTCCTGCCGATCACCGGTGAAGAAGGCGCGTCGTCAGCGGATGTCTATATCCTGTCGCCGAGTGGGGACATGATTCTGGAAAGGATTCTCCCAGCGTACATCCGCAACGCCGTCTACACGGCGCTGGTGGAGAACGCCGCCGGGGAGCAGGGCGCCCGGCGCGCGGCGATGAAAAGTGCAACCGATAACGCCGGTGATGTGCTTGAGCACCTCACTCGGTCCTACAACCGGGCCCGTCAGGCCCAGATCACGCAGGAGATCGCCGAGATTGTCGGCGGCTCCGCCGCCCTCGAGTAGGGATACAGGGACATCATGACTGATTCTACAGGAAAAGTCGTTCAGGTCATCGGTCCGGTACTCGACGTTGAGTTCGACGCCGCGCACCTGCCCGAGATCTATAACGCGCTCTCGCTCAAGACGACGAACGAGGCCGGTCAGGAAATCGAGGTGGTCGCCGAGGTGCAGCAGCACATCGGTCGAGGCCAGGTGCGTGCCGTCTCAATGTCGTCCACCGATGGTGTGACGCGCGGTATGGACGTCACCGATACCGGTGCCTCGATCTCGGTACCGGTCGGCGAGGCCGCACTCGGTCGAATCCTCAACGTGCTCGGTGAGCCGGTTGATGAGATGGGTCCGGTCGGAGGTGAGAATGCTGCCGAGGTCGAGCGTTGGCCGATCCATCGGATGGCGCCGAAGTTCGACCAACTTGAGCCGAAGACCGAGATCTTCGAGACGGGCATCAAGGTCGTGGACCTGTTAGCTCCCTACGTGAAGGGTGGAAAGACAGGTCTCTTCGGTGGTGCTGGTGTCGGAAAGACGGTCATCATCATGGAGCTCATCAACAACATCGCGATGGAGCACGGTGGGAAATCCGTGTTCTGTGGCGTTGGAGAGCGGACGCGTGAGGGCAACGACCTCTGGCTCGAAATGAAGGAGTCGGGCGTTCTCGAATCGACGGCTCTCGTTTACGGTCAGATGAATGAGCCTCCGGGAGCCCGCCTCCGGGTTGGACTCTCAGGCCTTACCATCGCTGAGTATTTCCGAGACGTTGAGGGCCAGGACGTGCTGCTCTTCGTCGACAACATCTTCCGCTTTACTCAGGCGGGTTCCGAGGTGTCGGCGCTGCTTGGCCGTATGCCATCTGCTGTGGGATACCAGCCGACGCTTGGTACCGAGATGGGTGAGCTGCAGGAGCGTATCACCTCGACCGCTTCAGGCTCAATCACATCGGTGCAGGCGATTTACGTTCCAGCCGATGACCTTACGGATCCGGCGCCGGCGACCGCGTTTACGCACCTCGATGCGCAGACCGTTCTGTCGCGAGCCATTTCGGAGCAGGGCATCTACCCGGCCGTTGATCCTCTCGATTCCAGCTCGCGGATCATGGATCCGCAGTTCGTGGGTGAGCGGCACTACAACGTTGCAACCCAGGTTCAGGCGATCCTTCAGCGCTACAAGGATCTTCAGGACATCATCGCAATTCTCGGAATGGACGAGCTGACCGAGGAAGACAAGATCATCGTCGGGCGGGCTCGTCGTATCGCTCGCTTCCTGTCGCAGCCGTTCTTCGTGGCGGAGCAGTTCACCGGTATTCCCGGCCAGTACGTGAAACTCGACGAGACCATCGAGTCCTTTGAACGTGTGGCAAACGGTGAGTTCGATCACCTCCCTGAGCAGGCCTTCTACATGCAGGGTGGTATCGAGGGTGTGATCGCAGCAGCCGAAAAGCTCGCGGCCGAGGGCTAGAACATGGCCTCGCTGAACGTGCGCGTCGTGTCGCCTGACCAGATCGTCTTCGAGGGCGAGGCGTCCGCGCTCGTTGCTCCTGCCTGGGACGGGCAGGTTGGCGTTCTTCCGGGGCATGCTCCGATGCTGACACTTATCGGATCCGGTGAACTAAGTGTCGATCGTCCCGGTGGCGGGACCGACACCTTCCATGTGGCCGGCGGGGTGCTCAAGGTCGAGCGGAATACCGTCACGCTCCTCACCGAATACGCTGGTGATGAGCCGGCTCCGGCGGAGCTGGCCGTTTCTGTGGCTGTGACCGAGGACACTGAGTAGAGGGGACGTCAGTGTGACAACCGACATTGCGATCACCGAGCGAGGGACCGTCGTCAGTTGCGGGGATTCACGGAATTTTGAGC is a window of Longimicrobiales bacterium DNA encoding:
- the atpG gene encoding ATP synthase F1 subunit gamma translates to MAGDADVKRRIKSVENTRQITRTMELVATSKLKRATDRVHAARPYADALHEIVGGLYSPELSEKYPILRRPDEVKRAAVLLLTANRGLCGGFNSNLIKQARNVMDDLRGQGIEVELHIAGKKGVAYFRFRGEEITTERIDVSDHPTVEDAEQIVAPVRDRFENGDVDAVYLVSSKFYSAMSTPPYTRDLLPITGEEGASSADVYILSPSGDMILERILPAYIRNAVYTALVENAAGEQGARRAAMKSATDNAGDVLEHLTRSYNRARQAQITQEIAEIVGGSAALE
- a CDS encoding F0F1 ATP synthase subunit epsilon; translated protein: MASLNVRVVSPDQIVFEGEASALVAPAWDGQVGVLPGHAPMLTLIGSGELSVDRPGGGTDTFHVAGGVLKVERNTVTLLTEYAGDEPAPAELAVSVAVTEDTE
- the atpH gene encoding ATP synthase F1 subunit delta; translation: MRDETVAKNYAEALFELAGRNDALQGYGDAIETMASFVDRDPKFRVFLETPRIDDADKKEVVRKAFGEALPKHVVNFVLVTIDKRRQRLLRSIAAQYHALLDAHMGRAHVQVTVARPTDDATKTMIAEKMSAILGMEAIPHVRIDPGIIGGLVVRTGDTIYDGSIRRRLDGMRRRLLQAPLPAAGGAAEA
- the atpA gene encoding F0F1 ATP synthase subunit alpha, translating into MANDSQLRASEIKDVLLNEIERYEDELQAEEIGEVLEVKDGIARIYGLTKAMASEMLEITSSTSGDTVTALALNLEEDNIGAVIMGDWTSLHEGDQVRRTGRVLDIPVGPGYLGRVVDSLGEPQDGHGPIDGIDGSRQIDIVAPGIVKRQPVSQPMQTGIKAIDSMIPVGRGQRELIIGDRGTGKTAVAVDAIINQKNTDVICIYCAIGQRAGKVRSVVETLREHGAMDYTIVVTSNASDPAPMQYIAPYAATALGEYFMWQGKHVLVVYDDLSKQAQAYRQLSLILRRPPGREAYPGDVFYLHSRLLERAAKLSDEMGGGSLTALPIVETQGGDVSAYIPTNVISITDGQIFLEPDLFNSGVRPAVNVGISVSRVGGAAQIKGMKKVAGRLRLDLAQYRELEAFAQFGSDLDPITQRQLARGARTVEMLKQPQYQPMAVENQVAVIYAVTNGLLDDIEVLKVRDWERGFHETMGAKHQDILDGIRTGGQLTDELTKQLVAAIEAFNASFMAEQEALMTSA
- the atpD gene encoding F0F1 ATP synthase subunit beta, whose product is MTDSTGKVVQVIGPVLDVEFDAAHLPEIYNALSLKTTNEAGQEIEVVAEVQQHIGRGQVRAVSMSSTDGVTRGMDVTDTGASISVPVGEAALGRILNVLGEPVDEMGPVGGENAAEVERWPIHRMAPKFDQLEPKTEIFETGIKVVDLLAPYVKGGKTGLFGGAGVGKTVIIMELINNIAMEHGGKSVFCGVGERTREGNDLWLEMKESGVLESTALVYGQMNEPPGARLRVGLSGLTIAEYFRDVEGQDVLLFVDNIFRFTQAGSEVSALLGRMPSAVGYQPTLGTEMGELQERITSTASGSITSVQAIYVPADDLTDPAPATAFTHLDAQTVLSRAISEQGIYPAVDPLDSSSRIMDPQFVGERHYNVATQVQAILQRYKDLQDIIAILGMDELTEEDKIIVGRARRIARFLSQPFFVAEQFTGIPGQYVKLDETIESFERVANGEFDHLPEQAFYMQGGIEGVIAAAEKLAAEG